A single region of the Zootoca vivipara chromosome 2, rZooViv1.1, whole genome shotgun sequence genome encodes:
- the LOC132591658 gene encoding 17-beta-hydroxysteroid dehydrogenase type 6-like has translation MWLYLAALLGLYFLRRWYQERQMVENLTEKYVLITGCSSGFGNHLAKHQDARGLRVLATSTTHKGTEQLEKVTSERLKTTVLDVTSTESIAAATEWVKEQVGNKGSFSLCCFHALDQTMQNVIGNDLE, from the exons ATGTGGCTCTACCTGGCTGCCCTGCTGGGGCTTTACTTCCTTCGCCGATGGTACCAGGAGAGACAGATGGTGGAGAACCTGACGGAGAAATACGTCCTCATCACTGGCTGTTCCTCTGGCTTTGGGAACCACCTTGCCAAGCACCAGGATGCCCGGGGTCTGCGGGTATTGGCAACCAGTACCACACACAAGGGGACAGAGCAGCTGGAGAAGGTCACCTCAGAGCGCTTGAAAACCACCGTTCTGGATGTCACCAGTACAGAGAGCATTGCGGCAGCGACGGAGTGGGTGAAAGAACAAGTGGGGAACAAAGGTAGCTTTTCGTTGTGTTGTTTCCAtgctctggatcag ACAATGCAGAATGTTATAGGAAATGACCTGGAATGA